TCTTGAAGTTGCCACCTGCCTATCACGACCTTCCTTGTAATGAGATGAACTTTGAAGCTGCCTATCACAACCTTCCTCGAACGGGATCTGTCTAACAGGTTGTAGTTTTGTGTCCTTGAGTTCTAAGGATTGCCTTCGTCATTCTTAATCATCTTGGATTGTGACTTATGAATTTTTCGTCGGAATAATTTATCGAATCAAACTGATTCTGCTAACCAATCACCTAATTCAAATCCCTCCACTCTCTCTTCAGCCACAAAAGCATGCACTTGGTCATAAATTTGGACCCAACTACAGCCAGGGTTCTTTTTGGCTCCCCTAGACTTCATCAGTTCCCTAATTTTGTTTGCCTCATCCCACCTTCCTGTTTCtgcatatatatttgaaagaagaatataGTATCCACAATGCTGAGGCTTTAGCTCAAATAAATGTTCTGCTGCCCTACGCCCTAGctcaacatttccataaattCGGCACGCACCGAGCAAAGCTCCCCAAATATTTGCATCAGGTGCTATGGGAAGTTGCTGAATAAGCTTTGCTGCCTCTTCTACAAAACCAGCACGGCCGAGTAGATCAACCATACATGTATAGTGCATTTCGGTTGGTTCAAGACGTTGTGCTAACATCTCACTGAAGTATTGCCAGCCACGTTCAACTAGTCCTCCATGACTACAAGCTGACAGAACTGCAATATATGAAACTAAATCATATTGCACAGTGTCATCTCTCATGGCTTCAAACATACTAATTGCAGTTTCCAACTCTCCTATCATTCCATATCCCAAAATCATAGTATTCCAAGAGGCTACATCTTTGAATAGAATTTGGTTAAAGAGTCTACAAGCAATATCAATTCTTCCACATTTTGTATAAAAGTCTAAAAGGGAATTTGAGACAAAAAGATGAGAGTAAAGATGATTTCTTAATGCTACACCATGAACCTCTTTTCCTTGCTTGAGTGCAGCTAGATTTGCACAAGCTGATATGACACCcacaaaagaaacaacatcAGGCTTCTTACCAAGCAGCCTCATTTCTGAGAACAAATTTAGAGACTGCAAGCAATCGTCAGTTTCAGAATATCCTATGATTAATATGTTATAAGAAACTTCATCTTTACGGGATGTGTTAAAGACATTCCGAGCAGAATGAAGACAACCGCATTTCGCATACATGTCTATCAGAGAATTGGAAACAAACAAATCGGATGTTAGTCCTATACGAACTCCCATGGCATGTATTTCTTTGCCAGGACCAAGGAAACCCAAACGCGCACAAGCAGGAAGAACATTAGTGAAGGTCACTGCATTGGGACATTCACCAGTCTCTTGCATTTGTATAACAAATCTTATCGCTTCCAATGGAAGCCGGTTTAGAGCATAATTAGCGATCATAGCATTCCAAGAAACAATGTTCCTTCTATCCAAGTTGTGGAATATGGTAGATGCCTCAGTTGAATGACCAGATTTCGCATACATATCAATCAGTGAATTTGCAATGAAAATATCAGTTTCTGTTCCCATTCTCATACTGAACCCATGAATTTCTTTTCCTGCTTTGAAACATTCCAGTTCAACCAACACAGGTAGAATGCTCGAAATGGTGACGGAGTTTGGTTGGGCTCCTGCATCGATCATCATCCTGAAAGCATTCAAGGCATCCCAGCAACGACCCTTACAAGCTAGACCATTGATTATTGAATTCCATGAAACTTCATTCTTCTCAACTGTCTCATTAAAAACTTGCCATAAAGCTTTCACACTCCCACATTTCCCGTATGCATCCACAAGTGCATTGCAAGTGGTTACTTGAGAATCCAAACCAACTTTCACACTGTAACAATGAATTCGTCTTGTcatctcttcatcttcaagcGCAGCAGAAATCGGTAACAGACTAATAACACTCACCAAATTTGGTTTAATCACAGACCTCAAAATCATCCAAAAGTAATAGTTACGAGCCTCCGTATAATCCCCATTAACCGAAAGGAGCCCGATGATCGTATTCCATGAGACGACATCTCTCTCAGGCATTTCATCGAACAACCTTCGCGCATCATTTAAGAACCCACAATTCCCATACAGCATCAACAGGGTATTGCCAACATAAACATCAGTGTCAAAACCCAACTTAAACACAACCCCATGAACCTCCATACCTTTGCAAATATCAAACGAATCAGAACACAACTTGAGAACGAAAGGAAACGTATGGTCATCGAGTTGAACACCGCGTCGAACCATTCTGTTGTACGTCTCGAACCCATCAAACGTCCCATTCCAAGCAATGGAGTGAGCCCGAATCAAGGTATTCCACAGGAACGCAGTGCGGCAATTCTGGAAAGTTTGATTGAAGAGAGAACAAAACGATCCTGGGTGTTGAAACTTGGCGTAATTGAGAATAAGGGAAGCACAAAGTGAAACGCTACGAGGAAGAAAGCCATTGAGAATGCCAAGGGCGTGGacttgttttgtttgaagaagtGATTGAACCTTGGAGCACAGTGTGAGGAGGTTGATGTGAATGTAAGAATTTGGGTCTGTACTGCTGCTTGGAGGAGAGAGTGGGGATTGTAAAGCGGAAACGAGTATGGGTTGAAGGAAATTTCTGTATTGGAATCGAATGATTTGAGAAGGGAATGGGAATGGCAATGGTGAGACGATTGAGCTTCGAATGCAAAACTCTAACATTTAAGGTGAAGAATATGGCAAATTCATGAAAACAAGAGAGCTTGTTGCGGCTGTTGGCCGGCACATAGTGTATTTCGTCGCCGTGCAGCCTGCCAATTACTTTACGGTTAGCTTATGGTGTTcttaagggaaaaaaagtaCGAAATATTACatagatatttaaattttattttaattattttaaaaaataagatagaCGTCGATAGACTACTATACATATACGCATTCtaacatatatcaaaatttgaatggagaaaaacaaatttgaatagaaaaaaaaatggtaaatttatgCACGTTAATAATGCTTAtcgatatatttataataaacttattattttctcataattttaatctttggTGTTCACATCAAGGTTCTCGAAATCACATAACATTCGGTTGATTTTTGAGTCAAATGCATCATGCATGtgttatttatcaaatttttggGCAAGTTGAGTTGAGGGCGAGTACAAGAGAAAGAGAGTTGGTTTGGGCTTTTGACTCGAGCTATCTTTTTCTTGAGGTCCACATGTGTTGTAGTATGTTTCATTCATCTAACGGTGAGGGTTGACGTTGATCTCATTCTTGGTCAAGCTGAGATCAAGTAAGTTCAATTTGGAACTTGACTTGAACTTCcctctttccatttttaattgaGCCTTAtggtgttttttttgtttgatttttgacattctcttaaaaaaatagtttgcaAACTCCACAAacttgattatattattaagcCAAAAATATCCAACAGacatcaataataaatatgatcTCTTACCTTCTTTTTAACTATAATTGGAATGAGAGATACAAACTATATTATCTAAAGTAGtgaatccaaaaattttgTTGACGAATGACTTTATAATTCGATAATGTAACCTAAGTTTATATGAGGTTGATCATTAGACTAGCTAGTGGTGTGAGTATTATTTcagatttttaaatatatattatataaagagtATGAAGTTGAAGGAGCTTCCGGACTTTGAACTTATATTATATCGATGATCTATTGATCCCATAATATAACGTATATTAGCTACGCTATACATACTTTGACTTgtaataatttcttatttaatattaaattttttatttaataaaatgtaaatgtaaagtacttttaaatttagttagatATAAGAATATACTCATGTCTTCATGTGGTTCATTATTAGAAGTgcttttgtttatattatcaaatctgaaatagaaaaacatttacttttaaaataaacattaattatttaaaatagaatataataataaaactgcATATCAATCATGTAAGACTTATCATAAAATATACTATTCTAATCGATctacttttacatttttaattagagtaaaattaacaaaaaatatttatcaaatataacaaaatttaagatctATAATAGACACTAATAAACAGTGatgaatctaaaaaaattattaatgaaactttataaattagtaaaaataatatgaaaagaaatataatacaataggACTAGAAGACGTTTTTACCACTCGACTAACTTTTggtattaatattaaattagttataaaGATCATAAGTCTGAGAGGAAATTTAAGCCTCTTAGACCTATACTAAATCTGTCGATGTTAATAAACTTCTATTTACAAAAGAGGATTCACGtgttattgataaaatttaaaattttattatattttgtactaacattttataatttacattaatttttttgtgtaaaattaattttaatagtataTATGCGTGTTTCAACTGCTCCAAATAATGGGAGTTGGTGGAAGTAGAAGTgtagtaattaaaaattaaggaGGTGATTAAGCGACATAATCAGACTTTAACATTCcacttataaatattgaaatatctTCATATTCTCACAACcgacacctttttttttatttttttatttgctttattttatttattagatgttctttatttattgttttatttttggaaaaaaaatatttatgctattcattctctctctctctctctcttttattttggaatttgattCCCACTCTACTTTACTCACAAcagaatatttaattactttttttgtattttttccaAGTTAAGATCGTTTGCTTCATTGACTGGTTAACTAGTGAGCAATATAAtagctttttgttttttgttttttgtttttttgaaaattgggCAATAGTTCATTGATTATTACCCCTTCTGGATATTATAAATGAGTATCCCTATTTGCACCtatatataatgttatattttattggaaaaaaacaatatcattctttgataattaattctatatttatctttataaagtcttttaaagtttagataTATACGAGGGTGGTGGTAGAAGTCTAGAGGTTCGAAACCTTCTTCgactttattctttttcatataatatatagaatatatttttttataaaaagttaaaatcgaagaaaaatatttctagacaattttgtttttcatcattttaattaattaaatttatacattcgttttaattgaaataaacgacaagtttgaaattaaatgtgTTAAATTTGTGAGTTATTACTTATTATTGttgtaaattgatttataaatcggaatttatttaaaatacaaacgTCTAATAATTAATAGGTAAGTACGAAACTCTTTGACACTTTTCATGTTGTAGATCAATactatcttttatttaatttcaagattgaagattgaagatgaaattgaactaatttgaagataaagatgaaGATTATAATCGTTCCTAACATTTTGGTTGTTAATTTTCACTCGGTAGGTtaagtatattaaaaaaataaaataatattataagaatatatataatgaattaagataaattttaaaataaatattaataatattttgtagacactaataaaaatagatttctattttggtttttataaattaaaatacacgTGCATTTTGAACACTTATATTAGTAAACAAGATTGTATCAAAATCAGTCCGATAGTAAAACTATCACCCAAACAAACTTTCCTAAAGTTAACCCAAGACCAAGCTTTAAACATATGTTTGTTGGAGGAAAATGATAGACATAACTACCACTCTATTTACCTCAaccaatttcaataaattttaatcttgattagtttaaatttaacattgaggaaaaatatttaagttataacttaccatacaataattaaaattaaacaaatccAAAGTATGTATGGACCGAACATAATCCAAAATATGTATTGAAAATACATATCAAGACACctaat
This DNA window, taken from Cucumis sativus cultivar 9930 chromosome 6, Cucumber_9930_V3, whole genome shotgun sequence, encodes the following:
- the LOC101206039 gene encoding pentatricopeptide repeat-containing protein At4g14170, whose product is MLEFCIRSSIVSPLPFPFPSQIIRFQYRNFLQPILVSALQSPLSPPSSSTDPNSYIHINLLTLCSKVQSLLQTKQVHALGILNGFLPRSVSLCASLILNYAKFQHPGSFCSLFNQTFQNCRTAFLWNTLIRAHSIAWNGTFDGFETYNRMVRRGVQLDDHTFPFVLKLCSDSFDICKGMEVHGVVFKLGFDTDVYVGNTLLMLYGNCGFLNDARRLFDEMPERDVVSWNTIIGLLSVNGDYTEARNYYFWMILRSVIKPNLVSVISLLPISAALEDEEMTRRIHCYSVKVGLDSQVTTCNALVDAYGKCGSVKALWQVFNETVEKNEVSWNSIINGLACKGRCWDALNAFRMMIDAGAQPNSVTISSILPVLVELECFKAGKEIHGFSMRMGTETDIFIANSLIDMYAKSGHSTEASTIFHNLDRRNIVSWNAMIANYALNRLPLEAIRFVIQMQETGECPNAVTFTNVLPACARLGFLGPGKEIHAMGVRIGLTSDLFVSNSLIDMYAKCGCLHSARNVFNTSRKDEVSYNILIIGYSETDDCLQSLNLFSEMRLLGKKPDVVSFVGVISACANLAALKQGKEVHGVALRNHLYSHLFVSNSLLDFYTKCGRIDIACRLFNQILFKDVASWNTMILGYGMIGELETAISMFEAMRDDTVQYDLVSYIAVLSACSHGGLVERGWQYFSEMLAQRLEPTEMHYTCMVDLLGRAGFVEEAAKLIQQLPIAPDANIWGALLGACRIYGNVELGRRAAEHLFELKPQHCGYYILLSNIYAETGRWDEANKIRELMKSRGAKKNPGCSWVQIYDQVHAFVAEERVEGFELGDWLAESV